A portion of the Faecalibacterium sp. I3-3-89 genome contains these proteins:
- a CDS encoding ParA family protein — MAKIVAVANQKGGVGKTTTAVNLSSCVAALGKKVLIVDLDPQGNTTTGYGISKRSVDIGTYEILIGEADARQAVRKTEFRTDVIGSNTRLAGASLEMIDLPGRESRLRKALASIQQDYDFIFIDCPPSLDLLTLNGLCACDSILIPVQCEYYALEGLSELVSTLKTVRKKYNAYLDIEGVVFTMFAVRYNLTLQVVEQVKKYFGNKVYQTTIPRSIRVSEAPSYGQPINFYEPKGKGSEAYMDLAIEFVKRNRPAEAAPKRRRKAAAPVETMGLTDGKTEG, encoded by the coding sequence GTGGCAAAAATCGTTGCTGTTGCAAACCAGAAGGGCGGCGTGGGCAAGACCACCACGGCCGTCAACCTCTCGTCCTGCGTGGCGGCGCTGGGCAAAAAAGTGCTCATCGTGGACCTCGACCCGCAGGGCAACACCACCACCGGCTATGGCATCTCCAAGCGCAGCGTGGACATTGGTACTTATGAGATCCTCATCGGCGAGGCCGACGCGCGGCAGGCTGTCCGCAAGACGGAGTTCCGCACCGATGTCATCGGCTCCAACACCCGCCTCGCGGGCGCAAGCCTTGAGATGATCGACCTGCCGGGCCGCGAAAGCCGCCTGCGGAAGGCGCTGGCCTCCATCCAGCAGGACTACGACTTCATCTTTATCGACTGCCCGCCGAGCCTCGACCTGCTGACGCTGAACGGCCTGTGCGCCTGCGACAGCATCCTCATCCCGGTGCAGTGCGAGTATTACGCGCTGGAGGGCCTGTCGGAGCTGGTCAGCACCCTCAAGACGGTCCGCAAAAAGTACAACGCCTATCTGGACATCGAGGGCGTGGTGTTCACCATGTTCGCAGTCCGCTACAACCTGACCCTTCAGGTGGTGGAGCAGGTCAAGAAGTATTTTGGAAACAAGGTCTATCAGACCACCATTCCCCGCAGCATCCGCGTCTCGGAGGCCCCCAGCTACGGCCAGCCCATCAACTTCTATGAGCCGAAGGGCAAGGGCAGTGAGGCCTATATGGATCTCGCCATCGAGTTCGTGAAGCGAAACCGTCCCGCCGAGGCCGCGCCCAAGCGCCGCCGGAAAGCCGCTGCCCCCGTCGAGACGATGGGGCTGACCGACGGAAAGACGGAAGGCTAA
- a CDS encoding ParB/RepB/Spo0J family partition protein — protein sequence MFERKKSAGKIYALPIESIQPSPFQARTHFDEQELAGLAASIRENGLLQPIAVRKREDGYELVAGERRLRACKMAKMQTIPAILCDYADEKTAAMGLLENLQREDLNPFEQAQGLRDVMVLWDCTQAEAAKRLGMAQPTLANKLRLLQLTQDQRQFVLDNGLTERHARAVLRLPENRRSEALITIAKRKMNARATDLYIEQLLNEAAPGRHRISMVKDVRIFVNTIDHAIRLMTDNGVPATAHREERDGYIEYTVRIPTAAAQR from the coding sequence ATGTTTGAGAGAAAGAAATCTGCCGGAAAAATCTACGCTCTCCCCATCGAGAGCATCCAGCCGTCGCCGTTTCAGGCGCGGACCCATTTTGATGAGCAGGAGCTTGCGGGGCTTGCGGCCAGCATCCGGGAAAATGGCCTGCTGCAGCCCATTGCGGTGCGAAAGCGGGAGGATGGCTACGAGCTGGTAGCGGGGGAGCGGCGGCTCCGGGCCTGCAAGATGGCGAAGATGCAGACCATCCCGGCCATCCTCTGCGACTACGCCGACGAAAAGACAGCGGCGATGGGGCTTCTGGAAAATTTGCAGCGGGAGGACCTGAATCCCTTTGAACAGGCGCAGGGCCTGCGGGATGTGATGGTCCTCTGGGACTGCACGCAGGCCGAGGCGGCCAAGCGGCTGGGAATGGCCCAGCCGACGCTGGCCAACAAGCTGCGCCTCTTACAGCTGACGCAGGACCAGCGGCAGTTCGTGCTGGACAACGGCCTCACGGAGCGTCACGCCCGGGCGGTGCTGCGCCTGCCCGAGAATCGCCGCAGCGAGGCCCTCATCACCATCGCCAAGCGGAAGATGAACGCCCGAGCCACCGACCTGTACATCGAGCAGCTGCTCAACGAAGCGGCCCCGGGGAGGCATCGCATCTCGATGGTGAAGGATGTCCGCATCTTTGTGAATACCATCGACCATGCTATCCGCCTCATGACCGATAATGGTGTTCCGGCCACGGCCCACCGGGAGGAAAGAGATGGGTATATCGAGTATACGGTGCGCATCCCGACGGCAGCGGCACAAAGGTAA
- the rsmG gene encoding 16S rRNA (guanine(527)-N(7))-methyltransferase RsmG: MIDKSRLEQKCSTWNITLTGTQLDQLDAFAQILVEYNQKVNLTAITDPEGIEDKHFLDSLLFASQPEVAGKMVDVGAGAGFPGIVTKIYKPELELTLMEPTGKRVEFLKYACGQLGLTGVEFAKERAEEAARKAWREQFDLASARAVAALPMLAEYCLPLVKVGGNFLAMKGASGEEELAAARGAIKKLGGEYRETRTLHLPGGDTRTLILCKKISQTPTAYPRNGGKIAKSPLK; this comes from the coding sequence ATGATCGATAAAAGCCGACTGGAACAGAAATGTTCCACATGGAACATCACGCTCACCGGCACCCAGCTCGACCAGCTGGATGCCTTTGCTCAGATTCTGGTAGAGTACAACCAGAAAGTCAACCTGACCGCCATCACCGACCCGGAGGGCATTGAGGACAAGCATTTCCTCGACAGCCTGCTCTTTGCGTCCCAGCCCGAGGTGGCGGGGAAGATGGTGGACGTCGGCGCGGGCGCAGGCTTCCCGGGCATCGTGACGAAAATTTACAAGCCTGAGCTGGAGCTGACCCTGATGGAGCCGACCGGCAAGCGGGTGGAGTTCCTGAAATATGCCTGCGGCCAGCTGGGCCTTACCGGCGTGGAGTTCGCTAAGGAGCGCGCCGAGGAGGCTGCCCGGAAAGCGTGGCGTGAGCAGTTCGATTTGGCTTCGGCCCGCGCAGTGGCGGCTCTGCCCATGCTGGCAGAATACTGCCTGCCGCTGGTGAAGGTGGGCGGAAATTTCCTCGCCATGAAGGGCGCATCCGGCGAGGAGGAGCTTGCTGCGGCACGGGGAGCCATCAAAAAACTGGGCGGCGAGTACAGAGAGACCCGCACCTTGCATCTGCCGGGGGGCGACACCCGCACCCTCATCCTCTGCAAAAAGATTTCGCAAACTCCGACTGCCTACCCCAGAAACGGCGGAAAAATTGCGAAAAGTCCGCTGAAATAA